One Neomonachus schauinslandi chromosome 9, ASM220157v2, whole genome shotgun sequence DNA segment encodes these proteins:
- the TCL1A gene encoding T-cell leukemia/lymphoma protein 1A, with protein sequence MGELPFFRAHTALHPDHLWIWERSVYVDENQRTWLPITIETESSLQVLMRQEDVSLGEAVCPSLLAPCPLPSMWQLYPGRRYRGSDSSFWRIVYHIEFSGKEDMLLEQLPDLEDE encoded by the exons ATGGGCGAGCTCCCGTTCTTCAGGGCGCACACAGCCTTGCACCCAGACCACCTGTGGATCTGGGAGAGGTCCGTGTACGTGGACGAGAACCAGCGCACCTGGCTGCCCATAACCATCGAG ACGGAGAGTAGCCTCCAGGTACTCATGCGTCAGGAGGATGTGTCCCTGGGGGAGGCTGTGTGCCCCAGCCTACTAGCCCCATGCCCGCTGCCTTCCATGTGGCAGCTCTACCCTGGAAGAAGATACCGAGGCTCAGACTCGAGTTTCTGGCGCATAGTGTACCACATCGAG TTCAGTGGCAAGGAGGACATGCTCCTTGAACAGCTGCCGGACCTGGAAGATGAGTGA